In Tiliqua scincoides isolate rTilSci1 chromosome 1, rTilSci1.hap2, whole genome shotgun sequence, the following are encoded in one genomic region:
- the LOC136661018 gene encoding uncharacterized protein: MQSNIWCNWTIWAGPQKHILIYVEGFEGNSVCKENQDKIIFQGVLSSVENKVVYACRNHGTLIFAAQAVAVHVVFLSKVSSQNPGHKHFKGRYYIFNDYETSNLTGGGGDTEEPVLKSNSSAIFFPKSYVMHSTHALDFARMSRKLSDETRMTSRQAWNESGNAMSLPAFLSVPLGNTTQMSPLKSTENVTLNVLDVKVMQVAKPSFDDRTEIKTSPNNLKKIPVLGSESSENEEKVVLSKPTAPSASPHLSQKFRTMTKLVPAKDTGTISESAKSEVVGHITTHQRPAHVKDTGRAIFGKYTLQSATTFSQLSLEEQGILIPPPKSTPVEEQEQDLHALTSNDGFSRKAAKVMNFQHLELKEALEGEQRDNQEYRQENGNNGQYVAVAAAKGINKSEFLTTEMPETLAVKRKSHLTTLGSPNVLSAHPPRILNSELMSTASLNSSGYLIEQLGNSQVEATIVSYPASSGNTAHSLKKGTTPNHPYPLPDWVSSHEASLGEEHKNNSYGNISVFRLHENYTILKSQHDPGDVLFEITFGIDHKGQIPHNGSEQEKALIESIKLQVQEKVKLFSNKVKEIGLKEIIKKEENEMRRGNGPNLIFTFWLHLKPEEKNISHFIHSQLKDLSGGSMGAGEIRLVSVGDVDECSSGIELCGDAAICLNGYGTYICQCKEEYEDRSLTKLGTLCVHSPRSGIGSLYSYAEILVGTTVFFIFVLVVVISVLSSIVKKRCTKEDGGFEQSVLSGTRARLQSTAFQQDNIHNLLTLDPAKLKLRAKSPDCPLQPRTSPSETYRVSIEQSECL, encoded by the exons ATGCAAAGCAATATCTGGTGCAACTGGACCATCTGGGCTGGTCCTCAGAAGCATATCTTGATTTATGTAGAAGGATTTGAGGGGAACTCTGTTTGCAAAGAAAATCAGGACAAGATCATATTTCAGGGGGTCTTGTCAAGTGTGGAAAACAAAGTAGTTTATGCATGCAGAAACCATGGTACTTTGATCTTTGCTGCACAGGCTGTAGCAGTCCATGTAGTGTTTTTATCAAAAGTTTCTTCTCAAAACCCTGGTCATAAGCATTTTAAAGGACGGTATTATATATTCAATGATTATGAAACATCAAATTtgacaggtggtggtggtgatactGAAGAACCTGTTTTGAAATCTAACAGCAGCGCTATATTTTTCCCTAAGTCATATGTAATGCACTCTACGCACGCTCTGGACTTTGCAAGGATGAGCAGAAAGCTTAGTGATGAAACAAGAATGACTAGTAGACAGGCATGGAACGAAAGTGGCAATGCCATGAGCTTGCCAGCATTCCTGAGTGTGCCTCTTGGTAATACCACGCAAATGTCTCCCTTGAAATCCACAGAAAATGTGACCCTGAATGTTCTTGATGTgaaggtgatgcaggttgcaaAACCATCTTTTGATGATAGAACTGAGATTAAAACTTCACCAAACAATTTAAAGAAAATTCCAGTCTTGGGATCAGAGAGCTCAGAGAATGAAGAAAAAGTTGTGCTGTCCAAGCCAACAGCCCCTTCTGCTTCTCCACATCTTTCCCAAAAGTTCAGAACAATGACAAAATTGGTGCCTGCAAAAGATACTGGAACCATCTCTGAATCTGCCAAATCTGAAGTTGTAGGTCATATAACCACACACCAGAGGCCAGCACACGTGAAAGACACTGGAAGAGCAATCTTTGGAAAATACACCTTGCAGAGTGCTACTACTTTTTCACAACTTTCCTTAGAAGAACAGGGAATTCTCATTCCTCCTCCTAAAAGTACCCCAGTGGAGGAACAGGAACAAGATCTCCATGCTCTGACATCTAATGATGGCTTCTCTAGGAAGGCTGCAAAAGTAATGAACTTTCAACACTTAGAACTGAAAGAAGCACTTGAAGGGGAACAGAGGGACAATCAAGAATATAGACAAGAAAATGGCAATAATGGTCAGTATgtagcagtagctgcagccaagGGAATAAACAAATCTGAGTTTCTCACTACAGAAATGCCAGAAACTTTGGCCGTTAAAAGAAAATCCCATCTGACCACCTTAGGCAGTCCTAATGTGTTGAGTGCCCATCCTCCAAGAATACTTAATAGTGAACTCATGAGCACTGCCTCTTTAAATTCTTCAGGTTACCTGATTGAACAACTCGGGAACAGTCAAGTGGAGGCAACAATCGTTTCATATCCTGCCAGTTCAGGAAACACAGCTCACTCACTGAAGAAGGGTACAACACCCAATCATCCCTACCCTCTTCCTGACTGGGTGTCAAGCCATGAAGCATCCTTGGGAGAAGAACATAAAAATAATTCCTATG GGAATATCTCTGTTTTCAGGTTACATGAAAATTATACCATCCTGAAATCCCAACACGATCCTGGAG ATGTTCTGTTTGAAATAACTTTTGGCATAGACCATAAAGGACAGATCCCACACAATGGAAGTGAGCAAGAAAAAGCCCTCATAGAATCCATTAAGCTTCAG GTACAAGAGAAAGTGAAACTCTTCTCAAACAAAGTTAAAGAAATTGGATTAAAGGAAATCATCaagaaggaagaaaatgaaatgaGAAG AGGAAATGGCCCAAACCTGATATTCACATTCTGGCTGCACCTAAAACCAgaagaaaagaacatctctcacTTTATACATTCCCAGCTAAAAGACCTTAGTGGTGGATCTATGGGAGCTGGCGAGATTCGACTGGTTTCGGTAGGAG ATGTAGATGAATGCAGTTCTGGGATTGAactatgtggtgatgcagcaatCTGCCTCAATGGGTATGGTACATACATATGTCAATGTAAAGAAGAGTATGAGGATCGTTCTTTGACAAAATTGGGTACCTTGTGTGTTCATAGCCCCAGATCAG GCATTGGCTCCTTGTATAGCTATGCAGAGATTCTTGTAGGGACCACTGTCTTTTTCATCTTTGTCCTTGTAGTGGTGATTAGTGTACTGTCTTCAATAGTAAAGAAGAGATGCACAAAGGAGGACGGAGGCTTTGAGCAATCTGTTTTGTCTGGGACAAGAGCACGTTTGCAATCCACTGCCTTTCAGCAGGATAACATTCATAACCTCCTTACTCTAGACCCTGCCAAGTTGAAACTCAGAGCCAAATCACCGGACTGTCCTTTGCAACCAAGAACTAGCCCCAGTGAAACGTACAGAGTATCTATTGAGCAATCTGaatgcttgtaa